The following are encoded together in the Bacteroidales bacterium genome:
- the menB gene encoding 1,4-dihydroxy-2-naphthoyl-CoA synthase, protein MSEKRNWVSLHDFEEIKLEYWEGIAKLTINRPRYYNAFTPTTTTEMAVAMEICKENQDVLTIVLTGEGDKAFCAGGDQNVKGKGGYIGKDGIPRLNVLEVQKKIRSMPKPVIAMVNGFAIGGGHVLHIVCDLTIASENAIFGQTGPKVGSFDAGFGSSYLAAIVGQKKAREIWFLNKQYTAQEAMDMGMVNKVVPLDKLEDEVVDWCQTMHKRSPMALRMIKLGMNAELDGQAGIQEFAGNATLLYYLTDEAQEGKHAFLEKREPDFHKYPKFP, encoded by the coding sequence TACACGATTTTGAAGAAATAAAACTAGAATATTGGGAAGGAATTGCCAAATTAACAATCAATCGTCCGCGGTATTATAATGCTTTTACACCAACGACGACTACGGAAATGGCTGTGGCAATGGAAATTTGCAAAGAAAATCAAGATGTTCTCACCATTGTTTTAACGGGTGAAGGCGATAAAGCTTTTTGTGCTGGTGGTGATCAGAATGTAAAAGGAAAAGGTGGATACATTGGAAAAGATGGTATTCCTCGTTTGAATGTTTTAGAAGTTCAGAAAAAAATTCGCTCCATGCCAAAGCCTGTAATTGCAATGGTAAATGGATTTGCGATTGGTGGAGGCCATGTTTTGCATATTGTTTGTGATTTAACTATTGCTTCTGAGAATGCTATATTTGGTCAAACAGGACCTAAAGTTGGTAGTTTCGATGCTGGTTTTGGATCTTCTTATTTGGCTGCTATTGTTGGACAAAAGAAAGCACGCGAGATCTGGTTTTTAAATAAACAGTATACGGCTCAAGAAGCTATGGATATGGGCATGGTGAATAAAGTTGTTCCTCTTGATAAATTGGAAGATGAGGTTGTGGATTGGTGTCAGACCATGCATAAACGAAGTCCTATGGCTTTGCGTATGATTAAGTTAGGGATGAATGCCGAACTGGATGGTCAAGCTGGAATTCAGGAATTTGCAGGAAATGCTACTTTACTTTATTATCTAACCGACGAAGCACAAGAAGGAAAGCATGCTTTTTTAGAAAAGCGTGAACCTGATTTTCATAAATACCCAAAATTCCCTTAA
- the menA gene encoding 1,4-dihydroxy-2-naphthoate octaprenyltransferase translates to MKLLKDWIQAFRLRTLALALSSIAMGAFLAAFFGGFKWEVSILAGVTTIFLQILSNLANDYGDAQKGTDSEHRIGPERTVQSGKISTSAMRSAIILFAGLSLVSGIVLIYYGTLGLDRRVGLLFLVLGLSAIAAAILYTVGKKSYGYSGLGDLFVFIFFGLLAVLGTYFLNTQMLRWDIFLLAASLGFLSTGVLNLNNLRDIENDQNSGKITIAVRLGIMGAKKYHIFLIASALLAALLFNLINLRSYYSLLWIIPVLPLFAIDLVKIYRIKDLRLLDPFLKKLALKTLLFVLLFGSCLLF, encoded by the coding sequence ATTAAGCTTTTGAAGGACTGGATTCAAGCATTTCGTTTAAGAACATTAGCGCTAGCATTGTCTAGTATTGCTATGGGTGCTTTTTTAGCTGCTTTTTTTGGTGGCTTTAAATGGGAGGTGAGTATTTTGGCTGGTGTAACGACTATCTTTTTGCAAATCTTATCCAATCTGGCCAACGATTATGGCGATGCCCAAAAAGGAACAGATAGCGAACATAGAATAGGTCCAGAAAGAACCGTACAAAGTGGAAAAATCTCTACATCGGCAATGCGCTCTGCAATTATTCTTTTTGCTGGTTTATCTTTAGTTAGTGGTATTGTATTGATTTACTACGGAACGCTTGGCTTAGATAGGAGAGTAGGTCTCTTGTTTTTGGTTTTGGGACTTTCTGCTATTGCTGCTGCTATTTTATATACCGTTGGGAAAAAATCATATGGCTACTCGGGTTTAGGCGATTTGTTTGTCTTTATCTTCTTTGGTTTGCTAGCTGTTTTAGGAACTTATTTCCTCAATACACAAATGCTACGATGGGATATTTTCCTTCTGGCTGCTAGTTTAGGTTTTCTGAGTACAGGCGTGCTTAATTTGAATAACTTAAGAGATATTGAAAATGATCAGAACTCGGGTAAAATTACGATTGCTGTTCGTTTAGGGATTATGGGAGCAAAGAAATATCATATTTTTCTGATTGCCTCAGCTTTGTTGGCTGCTTTGCTTTTTAATTTGATAAATCTTCGATCTTATTATTCTTTATTGTGGATTATTCCAGTTCTCCCTCTATTTGCAATTGATCTTGTAAAAATATATAGAATAAAAGATTTGAGATTACTCGATCCTTTTTTGAAAAAATTAGCCTTGAAAACTTTATTATTTGTTCTGCTTTTTGGAAGTTGTTTATTGTTTTAA
- a CDS encoding transposase, translated as MKKLFENIDIKEFETQFSSDDDCLKFLVEEKWKNGFVCRKCGHTNYCVGSTPYSRRCTKCKSQESATAHTIFHRCKIPIHEAFKITYLVCSLPNISSHEISRQIDIRQMTCWSFKKKISQCIDERGDLSVVQKAEIKEKI; from the coding sequence TTGAAAAAACTATTTGAAAATATTGATATTAAGGAATTTGAAACACAATTTTCGAGTGATGATGATTGTCTGAAGTTTTTAGTTGAAGAAAAATGGAAGAATGGCTTTGTTTGTCGGAAATGCGGACATACCAACTACTGCGTTGGATCAACACCTTATTCTCGTCGCTGTACAAAATGTAAAAGTCAAGAATCAGCTACGGCTCATACAATATTTCATAGGTGCAAGATTCCTATTCACGAAGCTTTTAAAATCACTTATTTAGTTTGCTCTCTACCCAATATTTCCAGTCACGAAATCTCACGACAAATTGATATACGTCAAATGACCTGCTGGAGTTTTAAAAAGAAAATTAGCCAGTGCATCGATGAACGTGGAGACCTAAGTGTAGTTCAGAAAGCAGAGATTAAAGAGAAGATTTGA
- the trxA gene encoding thioredoxin gives MRKTGIFLLAFLLSLGFSSCDSNAAEKSLRSENEGKIATANENTTEGAVVYLTEDSFKSLVWNYNINPQEWVYEGELPAVIDFYADWCGPCKRVAPIMDKLAKEYNGRVIIYKVDTDANRELSSVFGIRSIPSVMFIPKNGKPAMQPGAMQEEQYKQIIEEFVLGNKKNEK, from the coding sequence ATGAGGAAAACAGGAATATTTTTACTTGCATTTTTATTGAGTTTAGGTTTTTCATCCTGCGATTCAAATGCAGCTGAGAAATCGTTAAGGTCTGAAAATGAGGGTAAGATAGCTACTGCTAACGAAAATACTACTGAAGGTGCTGTAGTTTATTTAACTGAGGATAGTTTTAAGTCTTTAGTTTGGAATTACAATATTAATCCTCAGGAGTGGGTTTACGAAGGTGAACTTCCTGCAGTAATTGATTTTTACGCTGATTGGTGTGGCCCTTGTAAGCGTGTTGCCCCTATAATGGATAAGTTGGCAAAAGAATACAATGGTAGAGTGATAATTTATAAAGTAGATACCGATGCTAATCGTGAATTGAGTTCGGTTTTTGGTATACGCTCGATCCCTTCTGTAATGTTTATTCCAAAGAATGGCAAGCCTGCTATGCAGCCGGGAGCAATGCAAGAAGAGCAGTACAAACAAATTATAGAAGAGTTTGTATTGGGGAATAAAAAAAATGAGAAATAA